From a single Pseudoalteromonas ulvae UL12 genomic region:
- a CDS encoding sensor domain-containing diguanylate cyclase, whose product MPIGYAADLIIDNQFSSSKPFHFHYTQSNAALAEVVHLNRESWHQSTDGTLNLGLQDQPTWLHFSLSNPTNIDKQLYLLLAHPLIDSVTLFQSHNNALRQFDSIGDREPLKNRQIKDEALIFSITLKAKATDQFFVKVNSEGNIKLPLSLWTPEALVQNKSKYNLITGIFLGFLLALVLSNALLFALTRKSRFLLGACYIASLWALLTVVLGFSYRYFNFNYQWFQTINIALLFLSATLLLNQLTERLLQLKSEFKKLLRILRVIFVSCCIALLFLPWMSYANGLALSLYASAINLVICFIVCVFLSFKQHRYARLLTIALASHLFAVIFSLAVFNGHDAFLPDMPKMLMGTFFISSMFISYLLIQQFVDRRDFKIHRQQQLLAEAKIKDNLQLETIKLQQDMEEDLERRIQEHTFELQVTLRELEDKNRELEEKNTLDALTGIRNRSYFDKKLTMEFRRSHREETPLAVIMLDIDHFKKINDSIGHLAGDDAIRFVANSIQYCLKRPSDEVCRYGGEEFAIILPNTDTEGAILVAQAIRQQINAQPVQTVAGVVNMTISAGVFSAIAQRQQEPSQYTAFADKALYQAKHQGRDQVCSFEHPIPSQSE is encoded by the coding sequence ATGCCAATCGGATATGCCGCAGATCTGATCATTGATAACCAGTTTTCATCCTCCAAACCATTCCATTTTCACTATACCCAATCAAATGCTGCTCTTGCAGAAGTGGTACATCTCAATAGGGAGTCTTGGCATCAATCGACTGATGGCACGCTTAATTTAGGTCTGCAAGATCAGCCAACTTGGCTGCATTTTTCGCTCAGTAATCCTACAAATATTGATAAACAATTATACCTGCTGCTTGCACATCCACTCATTGATAGCGTAACTCTTTTTCAGTCACACAATAATGCTCTACGCCAATTTGATAGTATTGGTGATCGCGAACCACTAAAGAATCGTCAAATAAAAGACGAAGCACTCATTTTTTCTATCACCCTTAAAGCCAAAGCAACAGACCAATTCTTTGTCAAAGTGAACAGCGAAGGCAACATAAAACTGCCGCTTAGCCTCTGGACACCGGAGGCTTTGGTACAAAATAAAAGTAAATACAATTTAATTACTGGGATATTTTTAGGCTTCTTACTTGCGCTTGTTCTCAGTAACGCTCTGCTATTTGCGCTCACACGTAAATCACGATTTTTACTTGGCGCATGTTACATTGCCAGCTTATGGGCATTACTCACCGTTGTGCTCGGGTTCAGTTATCGCTACTTCAACTTTAACTATCAATGGTTTCAGACAATCAATATTGCACTGCTCTTTTTGTCGGCCACACTATTACTCAATCAACTCACTGAAAGACTACTGCAGCTAAAAAGTGAATTTAAGAAGTTGCTACGTATCTTACGAGTTATTTTTGTCAGCTGTTGTATTGCCCTGTTATTCTTACCTTGGATGAGCTATGCCAATGGTTTAGCGCTCAGTTTGTACGCAAGCGCAATTAATTTAGTCATATGCTTTATCGTCTGTGTATTTTTATCATTTAAACAGCATCGGTATGCTCGTTTACTAACTATCGCATTGGCTAGCCATCTTTTTGCCGTCATTTTTAGCCTTGCGGTTTTCAATGGTCATGATGCCTTTCTACCTGATATGCCTAAAATGTTAATGGGCACATTTTTCATCAGCAGCATGTTTATCTCATATTTGTTGATCCAACAATTTGTTGACCGTCGAGACTTCAAGATACATCGCCAGCAGCAATTACTCGCGGAAGCCAAAATTAAAGATAATCTGCAGCTTGAGACCATTAAACTACAACAAGATATGGAAGAAGACTTAGAGCGAAGGATCCAAGAGCATACTTTTGAATTACAAGTGACTCTTAGAGAATTAGAAGATAAAAACCGCGAATTAGAAGAAAAAAACACTCTTGATGCATTAACCGGGATCCGCAATCGCAGTTATTTTGATAAAAAGCTCACCATGGAATTTAGACGCTCACACCGCGAAGAAACCCCCCTAGCGGTTATCATGCTTGATATCGATCATTTCAAAAAAATAAATGATAGCATTGGCCACTTAGCTGGCGATGATGCAATTCGCTTTGTTGCCAACAGCATTCAATATTGTTTAAAACGCCCTTCAGATGAAGTCTGTCGATATGGTGGAGAAGAATTCGCCATTATATTGCCAAATACGGATACCGAAGGCGCTATTTTAGTTGCACAAGCGATTCGACAACAGATCAATGCGCAACCAGTGCAAACGGTTGCCGGCGTAGTGAATATGACGATCAGTGCTGGTGTTTTTAGTGCCATAGCACAACGTCAACAAGAGCCAAGTCAATATACCGCTTTTGCAGACAAAGCTCTGTACCAAGCAAAACATCAGGGCCGCGATCAAGTCTGCAGCTTTGAGCACCCTATACCAAGTCAATCTGAGTAG
- the hemB gene encoding porphobilinogen synthase, protein MSQSGLDLFPYTRMRRMRRDDFSRRLMSENQLSVNDLIFPVFVLDGNNRREAIESMPGIERLSIDLLIKEAKELEQLGVPAIAIFPVTPSDKKSLLAEEAFNPEGLAQRTVRALKQEVPNMGVITDIALDPFTTHGQDGIIDDEGYVINDTTVEILIKQALSHAQAGADVVAPSDMMDGRISAIREALEEHGFIHTRIMAYSAKYASSYYGPFRDAVGSAGNLKGGDKKTYQMDPANSDEALREVALDLQEGADMVMVKPGMPYLDIVRRVKDEFGVPTFAYQVSGEYAMHMAAINNGWLAERPCVMESLLAFKRAGADGILTYFAKQVAIWLNEK, encoded by the coding sequence ATGTCACAATCTGGTTTAGACCTTTTCCCTTACACTCGTATGCGCAGAATGCGCCGTGATGATTTCTCTCGCAGACTGATGAGTGAGAATCAATTAAGTGTCAACGACTTAATTTTCCCTGTGTTCGTTCTTGATGGCAACAACCGCCGTGAAGCGATAGAATCAATGCCAGGCATAGAACGTCTATCAATTGATTTACTTATCAAAGAAGCCAAAGAGCTAGAACAGCTAGGTGTGCCAGCAATAGCTATCTTCCCAGTCACACCAAGCGATAAAAAATCGCTCTTAGCCGAAGAAGCATTTAATCCTGAAGGATTAGCACAACGAACGGTTCGAGCATTAAAGCAAGAAGTACCAAATATGGGGGTTATCACTGATATCGCCCTTGATCCATTCACGACTCATGGTCAAGATGGCATTATTGATGATGAAGGTTATGTCATTAATGATACAACCGTCGAGATTTTAATTAAGCAAGCATTGTCCCATGCACAAGCCGGTGCAGATGTTGTTGCCCCTTCAGATATGATGGATGGACGTATCAGCGCCATTAGAGAAGCTTTAGAAGAGCATGGTTTTATCCACACTCGCATAATGGCGTACTCAGCTAAATACGCCTCTAGTTATTACGGTCCGTTCAGAGATGCGGTCGGCTCAGCGGGTAACCTCAAAGGTGGGGATAAAAAAACATATCAAATGGATCCTGCCAATTCTGATGAAGCTCTGCGTGAAGTGGCCTTAGATTTACAAGAAGGCGCTGATATGGTCATGGTGAAACCAGGTATGCCATATTTAGATATTGTGAGAAGAGTGAAAGATGAATTTGGCGTTCCAACCTTTGCCTATCAAGTGAGCGGAGAATATGCAATGCACATGGCTGCGATTAACAATGGCTGGTTGGCTGAGCGCCCCTGCGTTATGGAATCACTGCTTGCTTTCAAGCGTGCTGGTGCTGATGGGATCCTCACCTATTTTGCAAAACAAGTGGCTATTTGGTTAAACGAAAAATAA